Proteins from a genomic interval of Francisella salimarina:
- the pulA gene encoding type I pullulanase: MQSLNNIWIEKDSIFEKFDAEYSLDQDPDTNSIRFRINAHGFSYGYVTGQFNQWKKEDRYRLIWEADPDDGSLWLTKNILKISGLINGSNQYTFILIDLEGNERRLSASNRVFEPLTFNWLVNPQILSIKASEDYIVPGYKVDLIAITESLTKKRSIVDVTWRVEPKSKLIEVKDNKLSVDPSVTDISEVKVYCSSKNNPNHKAERIFRVAREPRKGQLIHFIKKDEQYLGQDFSWDLWTYDEKGKTRPKSLSKKSDFGLYADCVNKNIIARKRTWSTYWQNDWAEQTSSFKIDEDHDNYYIVYGDHDIYTSLSDVVNRTNARINYAVLDEPNKIEAYLSDTPLIGTIFELWINSKKVTNAVNIVKYKSKKVIFTNLPSELKPSDLIEIRANNTFMPTKVLFGNFLDKYYYPNDDMGVVFSNDTVSFRIWAPTAKHVELLIYHEDDNDKHEMPDDAFNLIPELEYGTHSACIPRDLCENKFYIYRLYFDDIDYRGNKYTKITYAIDPYAVGLGANGRKGFILDLNSDELSPESWKNSYFHTPQNPQDAVIYELHVRDFSIGSNSGIPENIKGKFLGTVYEGSEITTPNGELSVSTGIDSLHELGVTHVHLLPIFDFSSVDESNANIKDNRNWGYDPQNYNAPDGSYSINPFDPTQRIKGAREMIAGFHNKGIGVVMDMVYNHMTDTSNFDNIVPKYYFRTDSQGHFTNGSGCGNELDTEKPMVRKFIKDSVLHWVKNYKVNGLRFDLMELIDLDTIKEITEEVKQIDPGIIVYGEPWKAGDSPLRNGTYRGTQRNQDFCVFNDTFRDTIRGNNSPGNGYINGDAHNPANIGKVMEGLRGSIHDLTANPKETINYVDAHDNYTLWDQIEKSLQRNIQAGDYRKNIPENIFESRRVRQNGLALGILLTSQGVPFLHGGCEFLRTKQGDHNSYKSGDDINAFHWQDKLQYKPFFDYVKGLIKIRKEHPAFRMTSPEDISKHLIVSAAYHDLHSGVIVSHLKDNANGDMWKNIVVVYNATAIENYDINDIVPTTETNVWHVIANHERAGTETIEKTTKGKLPPLRAYSMLIIHS, from the coding sequence ATGCAGTCATTAAATAATATATGGATAGAAAAAGACAGCATCTTCGAAAAGTTCGATGCTGAATACTCTCTAGACCAAGACCCAGATACAAACAGTATTAGATTTAGAATAAATGCGCATGGCTTCTCATACGGTTATGTTACAGGGCAATTTAATCAATGGAAAAAAGAAGATAGATATAGGCTAATATGGGAAGCTGACCCTGATGATGGTAGCTTATGGCTGACAAAAAATATTCTTAAGATCTCTGGGCTTATCAATGGCTCAAATCAATATACTTTTATTTTAATAGATCTAGAGGGCAATGAAAGAAGACTTTCTGCAAGCAATAGAGTTTTTGAACCACTGACTTTCAACTGGCTTGTAAATCCTCAGATTCTTTCAATAAAAGCATCTGAAGACTATATAGTACCAGGTTATAAAGTTGACCTGATAGCGATAACAGAGTCTTTAACAAAAAAAAGAAGTATTGTTGATGTTACATGGCGAGTAGAGCCAAAATCAAAGCTTATTGAAGTCAAAGATAATAAATTAAGTGTTGACCCTTCTGTAACAGATATAAGTGAAGTCAAAGTATATTGTAGTAGCAAAAACAATCCTAACCATAAAGCAGAAAGAATTTTTAGAGTAGCTAGGGAACCTCGTAAAGGTCAACTTATTCACTTTATAAAAAAAGATGAACAATATCTAGGGCAGGACTTTAGCTGGGATTTATGGACGTATGATGAAAAAGGAAAAACACGCCCAAAATCACTTTCTAAAAAGAGCGACTTTGGACTATATGCTGATTGTGTAAATAAAAACATAATAGCACGCAAAAGAACATGGAGCACGTACTGGCAGAACGATTGGGCTGAACAAACAAGCTCATTCAAAATAGATGAAGATCATGATAACTATTATATAGTTTATGGAGATCATGATATTTATACTTCTCTAAGTGATGTTGTCAACAGAACTAATGCCAGAATAAATTATGCTGTACTTGATGAGCCAAATAAAATAGAGGCTTATTTATCAGATACTCCTCTGATAGGTACTATATTTGAACTATGGATAAATTCGAAAAAAGTTACAAACGCTGTAAATATCGTTAAGTATAAGTCTAAAAAAGTTATATTTACCAATTTGCCTTCTGAGCTTAAGCCAAGCGATTTAATAGAAATACGTGCAAATAATACCTTTATGCCAACGAAAGTATTATTCGGTAACTTTTTGGATAAATACTACTATCCAAATGATGATATGGGTGTTGTCTTCTCTAATGACACAGTATCATTTAGGATATGGGCTCCGACAGCAAAACACGTTGAGCTTTTGATATATCATGAAGATGATAATGACAAACACGAGATGCCTGATGATGCATTTAATTTAATTCCAGAATTAGAATATGGTACACATAGTGCCTGTATACCTAGAGATCTCTGTGAAAACAAATTCTATATATATCGACTTTACTTTGATGATATAGACTATCGTGGTAATAAGTATACAAAAATAACTTATGCTATAGATCCTTATGCAGTTGGACTTGGTGCCAATGGTAGAAAAGGATTCATACTAGACCTTAACTCAGATGAGCTATCTCCTGAAAGCTGGAAAAACAGCTACTTCCATACACCTCAAAACCCTCAGGATGCTGTTATCTATGAATTACATGTTAGAGATTTCTCTATCGGCTCCAATAGTGGAATACCAGAAAACATCAAAGGCAAATTTTTAGGTACAGTATATGAAGGATCTGAAATAACTACTCCAAATGGTGAACTATCTGTTTCAACAGGTATAGACAGTCTTCATGAACTTGGTGTCACTCATGTACATCTATTACCGATATTTGATTTTTCATCGGTTGATGAGTCAAATGCCAATATCAAAGATAATAGAAACTGGGGATATGATCCACAAAACTACAATGCACCAGATGGAAGCTACTCTATTAATCCTTTTGATCCAACTCAAAGAATCAAAGGTGCTAGAGAAATGATTGCCGGATTCCATAACAAAGGTATTGGTGTCGTTATGGATATGGTATATAACCATATGACTGATACATCGAACTTTGACAATATTGTGCCAAAATATTATTTCAGGACTGATAGCCAAGGCCACTTTACCAATGGTTCTGGGTGTGGTAATGAACTTGATACCGAAAAACCAATGGTGCGCAAGTTTATCAAAGACTCCGTTCTGCACTGGGTCAAAAACTATAAAGTCAATGGTCTAAGATTTGACTTAATGGAACTAATTGATCTTGATACTATCAAAGAAATTACTGAAGAAGTAAAACAAATAGATCCAGGTATTATAGTCTATGGAGAACCATGGAAAGCTGGTGACTCACCTCTAAGAAATGGTACATATAGGGGCACGCAGAGAAACCAAGACTTCTGTGTATTTAATGATACATTTAGGGATACGATTAGAGGCAATAATAGTCCAGGTAATGGTTACATCAATGGAGATGCTCATAATCCAGCCAATATCGGCAAGGTTATGGAAGGTCTTAGAGGCTCTATACATGATCTAACTGCTAACCCTAAAGAGACTATCAACTATGTAGATGCTCACGATAACTATACACTTTGGGATCAAATTGAAAAAAGCCTGCAAAGGAACATTCAAGCTGGAGATTATCGAAAAAATATTCCCGAAAATATCTTTGAAAGTCGTAGAGTTCGCCAAAACGGTTTAGCCCTTGGTATTTTATTAACATCTCAAGGGGTGCCATTCTTGCATGGTGGTTGTGAGTTTTTGAGAACAAAGCAAGGTGATCATAACAGTTATAAGAGTGGTGATGATATTAATGCTTTTCACTGGCAAGATAAATTACAATACAAGCCTTTTTTTGATTATGTAAAAGGACTTATAAAGATAAGAAAAGAACACCCTGCTTTTAGAATGACTAGCCCTGAGGATATCAGTAAACACCTAATTGTTTCAGCAGCATACCATGATCTTCATTCTGGAGTTATCGTATCTCATCTCAAGGATAATGCTAACGGCGATATGTGGAAAAATATAGTTGTAGTGTATAATGCGACAGCTATAGAAAATTACGATATCAACGATATTGTTCCAACTACCGAAACTAATGTGTGGCATGTGATTGCAAATCATGAAAGAGCTGGTACGGAGACTATAGAAAAAACAACTAAAGGCAAGCTCCCTCCTCTTAGAGCATACTCAATGTTAATTATTCATAGCTAA
- the glgB gene encoding 1,4-alpha-glucan branching protein GlgB, which produces MKNVNSKQNKHSTIGEQDIHYFHEGKHIYAYEFMGAHAACEGGIDGIRFTTWAPNAKSICVIGDFSHWEIQSKNQMKPISNSGLWSVFIAGVKNEQKYKLVVTNKDTNHYVYKSDPYAFFSELRPNTASIINTQMEYKWHDDKWLKKRATADYYNSPMNIYELHLASWKTKDGEFMSYEEIAQILPEYIKDMGYTHIEFMPLHEHPLDASWGYQPTGFYSVNSRHGDLVGLKHLVDKLHTHDIGVILDWVPGHFCKDQHGLINFDGSACYEYQEPTKAVNEGWGTHNFDLGRNEVKCFLISNAMYWINEFHIDGLRVDAVSNILYLNYDREDGQWIPNIHGGHENLEGIAFLRELNGVLKHTCKGVITIAEESSSWPNISTPVEQSGLGFDFKWNMGWMNDTLRYISLDPVYRKYHHNLITFSMVYHYSEKFILSISHDEVVHGKKSLINKMWGDLWNKYAGLRLYMSYMIGHPGKKLIFMGSEFGQFVEWREYEQLQWQVVDEYHTHKETLHFFKKLNDFYKAETALWECDYDHQGFQWIDANNSEQSILSFVRASKDNQEKLIFVCNFTPVTYYDYNIGVPDAGSYIEAFNSDSLEFGGSGQVISDEILSVPEAQHGFDQKIAIRIPPMATLVLKLKK; this is translated from the coding sequence ATGAAAAACGTAAATTCAAAACAAAATAAACATTCCACTATTGGCGAGCAAGATATACATTACTTCCATGAAGGCAAGCACATATATGCATATGAATTTATGGGTGCTCATGCAGCTTGCGAAGGTGGTATTGATGGTATTAGATTTACAACCTGGGCCCCAAATGCAAAAAGTATTTGTGTCATAGGTGACTTTAGTCACTGGGAAATTCAAAGCAAAAATCAAATGAAACCCATTAGTAATTCAGGATTATGGAGTGTATTCATAGCTGGTGTCAAAAATGAACAAAAATATAAACTTGTTGTAACAAATAAAGATACTAATCATTACGTTTATAAAAGTGACCCTTATGCTTTTTTCTCAGAATTAAGACCGAATACAGCATCCATAATAAATACTCAGATGGAATATAAATGGCATGATGATAAATGGCTAAAAAAACGTGCTACTGCTGACTATTACAATAGTCCAATGAATATATATGAACTACATCTTGCTTCTTGGAAAACCAAAGATGGCGAATTTATGAGTTATGAAGAGATAGCCCAGATACTGCCTGAGTATATCAAAGATATGGGATACACACATATAGAGTTTATGCCGTTACATGAACACCCACTAGATGCTTCGTGGGGTTATCAACCAACAGGTTTTTACTCAGTGAATAGTCGTCATGGCGATTTAGTCGGTTTGAAGCACCTAGTTGATAAACTTCATACACATGATATAGGTGTAATTTTAGATTGGGTACCAGGACACTTCTGCAAAGATCAACATGGATTAATCAACTTTGATGGTAGTGCATGTTACGAATATCAAGAACCTACCAAAGCTGTTAACGAGGGTTGGGGAACGCATAACTTTGATCTAGGTAGAAATGAAGTAAAATGTTTCTTGATTTCAAATGCAATGTATTGGATCAATGAGTTTCATATAGACGGACTTCGTGTAGATGCAGTATCAAATATCTTATATCTTAACTATGATAGAGAAGATGGACAGTGGATACCCAACATTCATGGTGGACATGAGAATTTGGAAGGTATTGCTTTCTTAAGAGAACTCAATGGTGTCCTAAAGCATACCTGCAAAGGAGTGATCACAATTGCTGAAGAATCATCATCTTGGCCAAATATCTCCACACCTGTTGAGCAAAGTGGTTTAGGGTTCGACTTCAAATGGAATATGGGTTGGATGAACGATACATTACGCTATATCTCTTTAGATCCAGTTTATCGTAAGTATCATCACAACTTAATCACTTTCTCTATGGTATACCACTATTCAGAGAAATTTATCTTATCTATTTCACATGACGAGGTAGTTCACGGCAAAAAATCTCTCATAAACAAAATGTGGGGAGACTTATGGAATAAATATGCTGGCCTACGACTATATATGTCATATATGATTGGTCACCCTGGTAAGAAACTTATTTTTATGGGAAGTGAATTTGGACAGTTTGTTGAATGGCGAGAATATGAGCAATTACAGTGGCAGGTTGTTGATGAATATCACACACATAAAGAAACACTACATTTCTTCAAAAAATTAAATGACTTCTATAAAGCTGAGACTGCATTGTGGGAGTGTGATTACGATCACCAAGGCTTCCAATGGATAGATGCCAACAACTCTGAACAGAGTATCTTATCTTTTGTCCGAGCTAGTAAAGATAACCAAGAAAAGCTAATATTTGTTTGTAACTTTACTCCTGTAACTTATTACGACTACAACATAGGTGTTCCTGATGCAGGATCATATATTGAGGCTTTTAATTCTGACAGCCTTGAGTTTGGTGGTTCAGGCCAAGTTATTTCAGATGAAATACTATCAGTTCCAGAAGCACAGCATGGCTTTGACCAAAAGATTGCCATAAGAATCCCGCCTATGGCCACCCTTGTTCTCAAACTCAAAAAATAA
- a CDS encoding alpha-D-glucose phosphate-specific phosphoglucomutase: MAIQRVLTKPFENQKPGTSGLRNKVTAFQQAGYLENFVQSIFNSLDDIGGKTLVVGGDGRYYNDVAVQIIVRMAAANGFSKIIVGQNGIFSTPAVSCVIRKYQAFGGIVLSASHNPGGPKGDFGIKYNVSNGGPAPEKITDRIFSETKKIGQYLISDAPKDSVNLNKIGTYKIENTTVEVINSVTDYAELMQQIFDFDKIRELFANGFKVRFDSMSAVSGPYAKYIFETLLQAPAGTVVNAEPLEDFGGFHPDPNPVNAEDLVKHMRSGKYDFGAASDGDADRNMIVGKQIDVSPSDSLAIMAANAHLIPAYSKGIKGVARSMPTSTAVDRVAESLGLPCFETPTGWKFFGNLLDAQKITLCGEESYGTGSDHIREKDGVWAVLFWLNLVAATGKHVDQLVEEHWQKFGRNFYSRHDYEAIDTVIANSIMSSLRDKLSSLTGTQLNGEKVAKADDFSYTDPIDGSISNHQGIRIIFEDGSRIVFRLSGTGTQGATLRVYLEKYESNSSKFDTPTQQALATLINIAGDLTNIKSLTGMVKPTVVT, translated from the coding sequence ATGGCAATTCAAAGAGTATTAACCAAACCTTTTGAAAATCAAAAACCAGGAACATCAGGTCTGCGTAACAAAGTCACTGCTTTTCAGCAAGCAGGATATTTAGAAAATTTTGTACAATCTATATTTAATTCTTTGGATGATATAGGAGGTAAGACTCTAGTTGTTGGTGGTGATGGTAGGTACTATAATGATGTAGCTGTACAAATTATTGTTAGAATGGCTGCAGCTAATGGTTTTAGTAAAATTATAGTTGGACAAAATGGTATCTTTTCTACTCCAGCTGTTAGTTGTGTTATTAGAAAGTATCAAGCTTTTGGTGGTATTGTGTTATCGGCTAGTCATAACCCGGGTGGTCCAAAAGGAGACTTTGGTATCAAATATAATGTTTCTAATGGTGGTCCAGCACCTGAGAAAATTACAGATAGAATTTTTTCAGAAACTAAAAAGATTGGCCAATACTTGATAAGTGACGCACCTAAAGATAGTGTTAATTTAAACAAGATAGGCACATACAAAATTGAAAATACAACCGTCGAGGTTATTAACTCAGTAACTGATTATGCTGAATTAATGCAACAAATATTTGATTTCGATAAAATTCGTGAACTATTTGCAAATGGTTTTAAGGTGCGTTTTGACTCTATGAGTGCAGTATCTGGTCCTTATGCAAAGTATATTTTTGAGACTCTTTTGCAAGCTCCAGCTGGTACAGTTGTCAATGCTGAACCACTTGAGGATTTTGGAGGTTTTCATCCGGATCCAAATCCTGTAAATGCTGAAGACTTAGTTAAGCATATGCGTAGTGGCAAGTATGATTTCGGTGCAGCTTCAGATGGTGATGCAGATAGAAATATGATTGTTGGTAAACAAATAGATGTATCACCTTCAGATAGTCTAGCAATTATGGCTGCAAATGCGCATCTTATACCAGCGTATTCAAAAGGAATTAAAGGTGTTGCTAGATCAATGCCTACATCAACTGCAGTAGACAGGGTAGCAGAGTCATTAGGTCTACCTTGTTTTGAGACTCCAACAGGATGGAAATTCTTTGGGAATTTATTAGATGCTCAGAAAATCACACTATGTGGTGAAGAGAGTTATGGAACAGGTTCAGATCACATTCGTGAGAAAGATGGAGTTTGGGCAGTATTGTTCTGGTTGAATTTAGTTGCTGCAACAGGCAAACATGTTGATCAGTTGGTTGAGGAACATTGGCAAAAATTTGGTCGTAACTTCTATTCAAGACATGATTATGAAGCTATAGATACTGTGATTGCTAACTCTATCATGAGTTCTTTAAGAGATAAATTATCTAGTCTTACAGGGACTCAATTAAATGGTGAGAAAGTGGCTAAAGCAGATGATTTTAGCTATACGGATCCTATAGATGGTTCAATTTCCAACCATCAGGGAATAAGAATTATTTTTGAAGATGGTTCTCGAATTGTGTTTAGGTTATCAGGTACAGGAACACAGGGAGCTACTTTACGTGTATATTTAGAAAAGTATGAATCTAACTCTTCAAAATTTGATACACCAACACAACAGGCTTTGGCTACTTTGATAAATATTGCTGGAGATTTAACCAATATTAAATCTTTAACAGGCATGGTTAAGCCAACAGTAGTTACTTGA
- the glgC gene encoding glucose-1-phosphate adenylyltransferase, translating to MNNPNSSHQLYKKAMALVLAGGRGSRLYNLTDTRAKPAVYFGGKFRIVDFALSNCLNSGIRRIGVVTQYKSHSLLRHIQRGWGFLRGELNEFIDLLPAQQRVDEESWYRGTADAVYQNIDILRSYGPEYVIVLAGDHIYKMDYSVMLRDHAQSGYKCTVGCVEIAEEEAFAFGIMGIDEDRKITSFVEKPKDNAPTIPGTTDRCYASMGIYIFNSDYLYDLLEEDIANKESSHDFGKDIIPRVVSENQALAHPFSMSCVPRGEGVEPYWRDVGTIDAFWEANLDLAANMPELNIYDKDWPVWTAQEQLPPAKFVPDRKGNHGVITNTLASGGCIVLGSQISKSLMFSKVRVSAGCEIDQCVIMPEVVVGENCRLKKVVIDKGCDIPAGMVIGENPKEDAKNFFRTDKGVVLVTKKMIDELKEK from the coding sequence ATGAATAATCCTAATTCATCGCATCAGTTGTATAAAAAGGCTATGGCATTAGTGCTAGCAGGCGGGCGTGGTTCTCGTTTATATAATCTAACAGACACTAGAGCGAAGCCGGCTGTTTATTTTGGTGGTAAGTTTAGAATTGTAGATTTTGCCTTATCAAACTGCTTAAATTCTGGTATCAGAAGAATAGGTGTAGTTACACAATATAAGTCACACTCTTTACTTCGTCATATCCAACGTGGTTGGGGCTTCTTACGTGGTGAGCTAAATGAGTTTATAGATTTGCTACCAGCACAGCAAAGGGTTGATGAAGAGAGTTGGTATCGCGGTACTGCTGATGCTGTTTACCAAAATATTGATATTTTACGTTCTTATGGACCTGAGTATGTCATAGTTCTAGCTGGCGATCATATATATAAGATGGACTACTCAGTAATGCTAAGAGATCATGCCCAAAGCGGTTATAAGTGTACTGTAGGGTGTGTTGAAATTGCTGAAGAAGAAGCATTTGCATTTGGTATTATGGGTATTGATGAAGATCGTAAAATTACAAGCTTCGTCGAAAAGCCTAAAGATAATGCACCAACAATTCCTGGCACAACTGACAGATGTTATGCAAGTATGGGTATATATATATTCAATTCTGATTATTTGTATGATTTACTTGAGGAAGATATTGCAAATAAAGAATCAAGCCATGACTTTGGTAAAGATATAATTCCAAGAGTTGTTAGTGAAAATCAAGCTTTAGCACATCCATTTAGTATGTCATGTGTGCCTAGAGGTGAGGGTGTCGAGCCATATTGGAGAGATGTTGGTACTATAGATGCATTCTGGGAAGCTAACCTTGATCTAGCAGCTAATATGCCTGAGTTGAATATCTATGATAAAGATTGGCCTGTGTGGACAGCTCAAGAGCAGCTTCCTCCAGCTAAGTTTGTGCCAGATAGAAAGGGTAATCATGGTGTGATTACAAATACTCTTGCTTCAGGTGGTTGTATAGTGCTTGGTTCGCAAATCTCTAAATCTTTGATGTTCTCGAAAGTTAGAGTCTCAGCAGGTTGTGAGATTGATCAGTGCGTGATAATGCCTGAGGTAGTAGTGGGCGAAAATTGCCGTCTGAAAAAAGTTGTGATTGATAAAGGTTGTGATATCCCAGCTGGTATGGTGATTGGAGAAAATCCTAAAGAGGATGCTAAAAACTTTTTTAGAACCGACAAGGGTGTGGTGCTAGTAACTAAAAAGATGATAGATGAACTAAAAGAAAAATAA
- the glgA gene encoding glycogen synthase GlgA: MRVLHVCSELYPILKTGGLADVTAALPPALASFGVDSRVLVPGFPAFMNAIKDKQLLINIPSRFGAEEINIFLAKIPNTKIDIYVIDAPSLFARPGNPYADSSNQAYADNYLRFALLGWVAARISEGLDAKWKPEVVHSHDWHAGLVPAYIKASELASGKKAVKTVFTVHNLAYQGLFPMSVFAELDLPGIFLSMNGLEFYGQVSFMKAGLYFADKITTVSPTYAKEIQSYEQGCGLEGLLADRHNDLYGVLNGVDPQVWNPKKDTLIEANYSVTTANVGKAKCKAALQKMTGLAKKEDAVVFGIVTRLTEQKGLNLLIEAIGEITSRGGQVVLLGSGDKALEEAFLAAAKKSPKSIAVQIGYDENQAHRIIAGSDVIMVPSRFEPCGLTQLYGLTYGTLPLVHKVGGLADTVTDSSLENLADGMATGFVFDEFSVESLTLAIRRAFALYNRKADWKRVRKTAMQQKVDWNAAADKIHQIYSQLV; the protein is encoded by the coding sequence ATGCGCGTTTTACATGTATGTAGTGAATTATATCCAATTCTAAAAACAGGGGGTCTTGCAGATGTTACAGCTGCTTTGCCACCTGCATTAGCTAGTTTTGGGGTTGATAGTAGGGTTTTGGTTCCAGGGTTTCCGGCATTTATGAATGCTATTAAGGATAAGCAGCTTTTGATTAATATCCCTTCTCGTTTTGGTGCAGAAGAGATAAACATATTTTTAGCTAAGATTCCTAATACTAAAATCGACATATATGTAATAGATGCTCCTAGTTTATTTGCTCGACCGGGTAATCCATACGCAGATAGTAGTAATCAAGCTTATGCAGATAATTATCTCAGATTTGCTTTATTGGGTTGGGTAGCGGCAAGAATTTCTGAAGGCTTGGATGCTAAGTGGAAGCCAGAAGTTGTTCATAGTCATGATTGGCATGCTGGATTAGTACCTGCTTATATCAAAGCAAGTGAGCTGGCATCTGGCAAAAAAGCTGTAAAAACAGTGTTCACTGTGCATAACCTTGCTTATCAAGGTCTTTTCCCAATGAGTGTTTTTGCGGAGTTAGATTTACCAGGTATATTCTTGAGTATGAATGGTTTAGAGTTCTATGGTCAAGTATCTTTTATGAAGGCGGGCCTATATTTTGCTGATAAGATCACCACAGTAAGTCCTACATATGCTAAAGAGATTCAGTCTTATGAGCAGGGATGTGGATTAGAAGGGCTACTTGCAGATCGTCATAATGATCTATATGGAGTACTTAATGGTGTAGATCCTCAAGTATGGAATCCTAAAAAAGATACTCTTATAGAAGCTAACTATTCAGTTACTACAGCGAATGTTGGTAAAGCAAAATGTAAGGCAGCTCTACAAAAAATGACTGGACTTGCGAAAAAAGAGGATGCAGTAGTTTTTGGAATTGTAACACGCTTAACTGAGCAAAAAGGCCTAAATCTTTTAATTGAAGCAATAGGTGAAATCACTAGTAGAGGTGGTCAAGTTGTTTTATTGGGAAGTGGTGATAAAGCTTTAGAAGAAGCATTTTTAGCTGCGGCTAAGAAATCTCCTAAATCAATAGCTGTACAAATTGGTTATGATGAAAACCAAGCGCATCGTATAATTGCTGGTTCTGATGTGATAATGGTACCATCACGTTTTGAGCCTTGTGGATTGACACAACTATATGGTCTGACTTATGGAACTTTGCCTCTAGTACACAAAGTTGGTGGTCTAGCAGATACTGTTACAGATTCTTCATTGGAGAATTTGGCAGATGGTATGGCTACGGGGTTTGTTTTTGATGAGTTCAGTGTGGAGTCGCTCACTTTAGCAATTCGCCGAGCATTCGCATTATATAATCGTAAAGCAGACTGGAAGAGGGTTAGAAAAACTGCAATGCAGCAAAAAGTAGATTGGAATGCAGCTGCTGATAAAATACATCAAATTTATTCTCAACTGGTTTGA